From the Cryptosporangium phraense genome, one window contains:
- a CDS encoding fumarylacetoacetate hydrolase family protein, producing the protein MRFATWAGGAGVVSDAGLHPLPSGVSVLDLVCSGLPAALEAGSSALAGPPVPLASVRLLAPLTPPTVRDYVAFEEHVEGVRKSIDGVGGVPPEWYRAPTFYFTNPYAVVGPFDDVPVPPGSERFDFELEVALVVGRDGTSLAPGDVDIFGYTIMNDWSARDLQAREMKVGLGPAKGKDSATTLGPWLVTADELEPYRDADGFLALDLRVSVNDTLVGQDLLSNMGWPFEELVAYASRGTWVRAGDVLGSGTCGNGGCLAELWGRGHDVPPLVPGDVVEMTVEGIGTIRNRVVSGVDLPPVQAARPRPRIRRRDV; encoded by the coding sequence ATGAGGTTCGCCACCTGGGCCGGCGGGGCGGGTGTCGTGTCCGATGCCGGGCTCCACCCGCTGCCGTCCGGTGTCTCCGTCCTCGATCTGGTGTGTTCCGGGCTGCCCGCGGCGCTGGAGGCCGGCTCGTCCGCGCTGGCCGGGCCGCCCGTCCCGCTGGCCTCCGTCCGGCTGCTCGCACCGCTGACGCCGCCGACCGTCCGGGACTACGTCGCGTTCGAAGAACACGTCGAGGGCGTCCGGAAGTCGATCGACGGGGTCGGTGGCGTACCACCGGAGTGGTACCGGGCGCCGACCTTCTACTTCACCAACCCGTACGCGGTGGTCGGTCCTTTCGACGACGTCCCGGTCCCGCCGGGGTCGGAGCGCTTCGACTTCGAGCTGGAGGTGGCGCTCGTGGTCGGCCGGGACGGGACGTCGCTGGCGCCCGGGGACGTCGACATCTTCGGGTACACGATCATGAACGACTGGTCGGCGCGCGACCTCCAGGCCCGGGAGATGAAGGTCGGACTCGGACCAGCCAAGGGCAAGGACTCCGCCACCACGCTCGGACCGTGGCTCGTCACGGCCGACGAGCTGGAGCCCTACCGGGACGCCGACGGGTTCCTCGCGCTCGACCTCCGGGTGTCGGTGAACGACACGCTCGTCGGACAGGACCTGCTGTCCAACATGGGCTGGCCGTTCGAGGAGCTGGTCGCGTACGCCTCCCGTGGTACCTGGGTACGAGCGGGTGACGTGCTCGGGTCCGGGACGTGCGGCAACGGAGGCTGCCTGGCCGAGCTCTGGGGCCGCGGTCACGACGTGCCACCGCTGGTGCCCGGGGACGTCGTCGAGATGACCGTCGAAGGCATCGGGACGATCCGCAACCGGGTCGTGTCCGGCGTCGACCTGCCGCCGGTGCAGGCGGCCCGCCCGCGGCCACGGATCCGCAGAAGGGACGTCTGA
- a CDS encoding VOC family protein encodes MTDRLITHLRHVDLAVPDFDAQLAFYTDTWGLRTEHTDSGLAFLAAEGSPEQYAVRLRRAADKRIDLLAFGVATRADVDVIAERLGADGVRLITEPGPLHTPGGGYGFRFFDNEGRTVEVSADVAVRKHRTIEEGESIPVRLSHVVINSADPEATRAFYEKHLGFALSDTLLHPHLGKMMWFMRVNAWHHSVAIARGPHPSLHHASFEMRGIDEYLRGTGRVLRAGVEKIWGPGRHTAGNNTFSYFLDPSGNTMEYTTELELIDEDTWHPHLYDFTQPEIADQWGIANQMNEFVAQRSFNDPDKGLYLAPPV; translated from the coding sequence ATGACCGACCGTCTGATCACCCACCTGCGGCACGTCGACCTGGCCGTACCGGACTTCGACGCCCAGCTGGCCTTCTACACCGACACCTGGGGACTCCGCACCGAGCACACCGACTCCGGCTTGGCGTTCCTGGCCGCGGAGGGCTCGCCGGAGCAGTACGCCGTGCGGCTGCGCCGCGCCGCGGACAAGCGCATCGACCTGCTCGCGTTCGGCGTCGCGACCCGCGCCGACGTGGACGTCATCGCCGAGCGGCTGGGCGCCGACGGCGTCCGCCTGATCACCGAACCAGGCCCGCTCCACACGCCCGGCGGCGGGTACGGCTTCCGGTTCTTCGACAACGAGGGCCGCACCGTCGAGGTCTCCGCCGACGTCGCCGTGCGGAAGCACCGGACGATCGAGGAAGGCGAGTCGATCCCGGTGCGGCTGTCGCACGTCGTGATCAACTCGGCCGACCCGGAGGCCACCCGCGCGTTCTACGAGAAGCACCTCGGGTTCGCGCTGTCGGACACCCTCCTGCACCCGCACCTGGGCAAGATGATGTGGTTCATGCGGGTCAACGCCTGGCACCACAGCGTCGCGATCGCCCGCGGCCCGCACCCGTCGCTGCACCACGCGTCGTTCGAGATGCGCGGGATCGACGAGTACCTGCGCGGCACCGGCCGGGTGCTCCGCGCGGGCGTCGAGAAGATCTGGGGCCCCGGCCGCCACACCGCGGGCAACAACACGTTCAGCTACTTCCTCGATCCCTCCGGCAACACGATGGAGTACACGACCGAGCTGGAGCTGATCGACGAGGACACCTGGCACCCGCACCTCTACGACTTCACCCAGCCCGAGATCGCCGACCAGTGGGGCATCGCGAACCAGATGAACGAGTTCGTCGCACAACGTTCGTTCAACGACCCCGACAAGGGTCTCTACCTCGCTCCCCCGGTCTGA
- a CDS encoding cyclase family protein → MTALDRTDPEGAIAAAAKRCSNWGRWGADDVLGTLNFLDESARLAGAACIRRGAVFSLAQSFDMNGPQKGWRRRTNPVHTMLDTGTDAERGSQGFPHGLGGADDVVFMPLQASTQWDGLGHIFDHGHAWNGRRAGDVVTSDGDLVTGIETAAARIAGRGVLLDVARVVGPDGELPDGFAITTEHLEATIAAHGVTVGRGDLVCVRTGRLARARREGWNDYAGGASPGLSFTTAEWLHDTEIAGIATDTWGFEVRPNEFDDAFQPLHQVCIPNMGLFIGEMWDFDALAADCAADGVHEFFLAAAPLPVTGAVGAPVNPLAVK, encoded by the coding sequence ATGACTGCGCTCGACCGCACCGATCCGGAAGGCGCGATCGCCGCCGCCGCGAAGCGGTGCTCGAACTGGGGGCGCTGGGGCGCCGACGACGTGCTCGGCACGCTCAACTTCCTCGACGAGTCGGCGCGCCTGGCCGGGGCCGCCTGCATCCGGCGCGGCGCCGTGTTCTCGCTGGCCCAGTCGTTCGACATGAACGGCCCGCAGAAGGGCTGGCGGCGGCGCACCAACCCGGTGCACACGATGCTCGACACCGGCACCGACGCCGAGCGCGGCTCCCAGGGCTTCCCGCACGGTCTCGGCGGCGCGGACGACGTCGTCTTCATGCCGTTGCAGGCCTCCACGCAGTGGGACGGCCTCGGCCACATCTTCGATCACGGTCACGCCTGGAACGGCCGTCGCGCGGGCGACGTCGTGACCAGCGACGGTGACCTGGTCACCGGCATCGAGACCGCCGCCGCCCGCATCGCCGGGCGCGGCGTCCTGCTCGACGTCGCGCGGGTCGTCGGTCCGGACGGCGAGCTGCCCGACGGGTTCGCGATCACCACCGAGCACCTGGAGGCGACCATCGCGGCCCACGGCGTCACCGTCGGCCGCGGCGACCTGGTGTGTGTCCGCACCGGACGGCTGGCCAGGGCCCGCCGGGAAGGCTGGAACGACTACGCGGGCGGAGCGTCCCCCGGCCTGTCGTTCACCACCGCCGAGTGGCTCCACGACACCGAGATCGCCGGGATCGCGACCGACACCTGGGGATTCGAGGTGCGTCCGAACGAGTTCGACGACGCGTTCCAGCCGCTGCACCAGGTGTGCATCCCGAACATGGGCCTGTTCATCGGTGAGATGTGGGATTTCGACGCGCTGGCGGCCGACTGCGCGGCCGACGGCGTCCACGAGTTCTTCCTGGCCGCCGCGCCGCTGCCGGTGACCGGGGCCGTCGGCGCCCCGGTCAACCCTCTCGCCGTCAAGTGA
- a CDS encoding LysR family transcriptional regulator → MTVDRMLLDLDLNLLVTLDALLRERNVTRAAELLGCSQPTMSTGLGRLRRYFDDELLHRVGNRYELTPLAVTLAVRTPPAIEGVRRVFDLRSEFDPAKIEREFTIVTSDYAAAVFGPLMTRRVAERAPGVRLRFQQTSPAAVDNAQDMLRSVDGILLPHGFLADVPHTDLFEDRWVCIVDRDNPTIGDTITLDQLQQAPWVVVFNRPTAFAPATQQLRMIGVEPRVEVVVDGFLQMPFMVAGTARVAMLQAHLASRLAEAAGVRVVECGFDVVPLAEAFWWHPMYRTDAAHTWLRELLVETAGELRTDVPDTFR, encoded by the coding sequence ATGACGGTCGATCGAATGCTGCTGGATCTTGATCTGAATCTGCTGGTCACGCTGGACGCTCTCCTGCGTGAGCGGAACGTCACCCGGGCCGCCGAACTGCTCGGGTGCAGTCAGCCGACGATGAGCACCGGGCTCGGCCGGCTGCGCCGGTACTTTGACGACGAGCTGCTCCACCGCGTCGGCAACCGCTACGAGCTGACGCCGCTGGCCGTGACGCTGGCGGTGCGCACGCCGCCCGCCATCGAGGGTGTGCGGCGGGTGTTCGATCTCCGCAGTGAGTTCGACCCGGCGAAGATCGAGCGCGAGTTCACGATCGTCACGTCCGACTACGCGGCGGCCGTCTTCGGCCCGCTGATGACGAGGCGGGTGGCGGAGCGGGCGCCCGGCGTCCGGCTGCGCTTCCAGCAGACGTCGCCGGCCGCCGTCGACAACGCCCAGGACATGCTGCGCTCGGTCGACGGCATCCTCCTGCCGCACGGGTTCCTCGCCGACGTCCCGCACACCGATCTGTTCGAGGACCGCTGGGTGTGCATCGTCGATCGGGACAACCCCACGATCGGTGACACGATCACGCTCGATCAGCTGCAACAGGCGCCGTGGGTCGTGGTGTTCAACCGGCCGACCGCGTTCGCGCCCGCGACCCAGCAGCTGCGCATGATCGGTGTGGAGCCGCGCGTGGAGGTCGTGGTCGACGGCTTTCTGCAGATGCCGTTCATGGTGGCCGGCACCGCGCGGGTCGCGATGCTGCAGGCGCATCTGGCCTCTCGGCTGGCCGAGGCGGCCGGCGTCCGCGTCGTCGAGTGCGGCTTCGACGTGGTGCCGCTGGCCGAGGCGTTCTGGTGGCATCCGATGTACCGCACCGACGCGGCACACACCTGGCTCCGCGAGCTGCTGGTCGAGACCGCGGGTGAACTGCGCACCGACGTCCCGGACACGTTCCGCTGA
- a CDS encoding acyl-CoA dehydrogenase family protein, which translates to MDFGMGRAAEALRSELRQLVTDHLPAGFLGAFTDDPDDLATAQRFCGVLADRGLLCPAWPSELGGRGASVWEQTVVREEMWAHHEPRGAQYMGVNWVGPTIMRHGTPAQQGEHLPPIASGEVIWCQGFSEPDAGSDLASLRMEARADGDGWRLRGQKIWTSYATMAQWCFLLARTSRGEKRQQGLTVFLTPMTTTGIEVRPIRSLMGPHHLNEVFFDDVRVGPENVLGEVGDGWRIVQEVLAFERVGIARYARCERLLQEAPLVLGPAWDALPADLQARWARMLVHCRRARLLAYQVVSGQDSGRVKPVDSAAYRIAVTRLDQESAEVLREISASAPATDEGRWFAVEVEDHWRYSQASTVASGSVEIQRVLLARALLAAS; encoded by the coding sequence ATGGATTTCGGGATGGGTAGGGCGGCCGAGGCGCTCCGGTCGGAGTTGCGGCAGTTGGTAACCGATCATCTGCCCGCCGGTTTTCTCGGAGCGTTCACCGACGATCCGGACGATCTGGCCACCGCCCAGCGGTTCTGTGGCGTCCTGGCCGACCGCGGGCTGCTCTGCCCGGCTTGGCCGTCGGAGTTGGGCGGCCGCGGGGCGTCGGTCTGGGAGCAGACCGTGGTGCGCGAGGAGATGTGGGCTCATCACGAACCGCGGGGCGCGCAGTACATGGGCGTCAACTGGGTCGGTCCCACGATCATGCGGCACGGCACCCCGGCCCAGCAGGGCGAACACCTCCCGCCGATCGCCAGCGGCGAGGTCATCTGGTGCCAGGGCTTCAGCGAGCCGGACGCCGGTTCCGACCTGGCGTCGCTCCGGATGGAGGCCAGAGCCGACGGCGACGGCTGGCGTCTGCGGGGCCAGAAGATCTGGACGTCCTACGCGACGATGGCCCAGTGGTGCTTCCTGCTGGCCCGCACGTCCCGCGGTGAGAAGCGCCAGCAGGGCCTGACCGTCTTCCTGACCCCGATGACGACCACCGGCATCGAGGTGCGACCGATCCGCAGCCTGATGGGCCCGCACCACCTCAACGAGGTCTTCTTCGACGACGTCCGGGTCGGGCCGGAGAACGTGCTCGGCGAGGTCGGCGACGGCTGGCGGATAGTCCAGGAGGTGCTGGCGTTCGAGCGGGTCGGCATCGCCCGGTATGCGCGGTGCGAGCGGCTGCTGCAGGAGGCGCCGCTGGTGCTGGGTCCGGCCTGGGACGCGTTGCCGGCCGACCTCCAGGCCCGGTGGGCCCGGATGCTCGTGCACTGCCGCCGGGCGCGGCTGCTCGCGTACCAGGTCGTCTCGGGCCAGGACTCGGGGCGGGTGAAGCCGGTCGACTCCGCGGCCTACCGGATCGCGGTGACCCGGCTCGATCAGGAGAGCGCGGAGGTGCTCCGGGAGATCAGCGCGTCCGCGCCGGCGACCGACGAGGGGCGCTGGTTCGCCGTCGAGGTCGAGGACCACTGGCGCTACTCGCAGGCGTCCACGGTCGCCTCCGGGAGCGTCGAGATCCAGCGCGTGCTGCTGGCCCGGGCCCTGCTGGCGGCCTCGTGA
- a CDS encoding acyl-CoA dehydrogenase family protein, whose protein sequence is MNLELTAEAVAFGRDARQAFGAAGGDALIQAAEADPAGREALVEPVLKELGAWELAPRADADELEAAAVLCRSAGYWGLPYPVAERLARPTDLDVDGLLVVADASPRGAVSDLELRWAAVTLDGDRSLAWARPAAASPRTSAFVCGLDLRPVDDGRVADVALALILPCWTLLGMLDRALDLAREHVLVRTQFGRPLADFQGVQFPLTDAEVERSGLDVLARYALWSAQNGGSEALVDAVALRVAAIEAAELVFRVAHQVHGAIGFCDEVPLSWLSRYSRPLRELPYGACGSRDRLARLAARDGFAGLFG, encoded by the coding sequence GTGAACCTCGAGCTGACCGCGGAGGCGGTCGCGTTCGGCCGCGATGCCCGACAGGCCTTCGGAGCCGCCGGCGGCGATGCGCTGATCCAGGCGGCCGAGGCGGACCCGGCGGGCCGCGAGGCGCTGGTCGAGCCGGTGCTCAAGGAGCTCGGCGCCTGGGAGCTCGCGCCCCGCGCCGACGCCGACGAGCTGGAAGCCGCGGCCGTGCTCTGCCGGAGCGCGGGCTACTGGGGGCTGCCCTACCCGGTGGCCGAACGTCTGGCCCGGCCGACCGACCTCGACGTCGACGGTCTCCTGGTGGTGGCCGACGCGTCACCGAGGGGCGCGGTCTCGGACCTGGAGCTCCGGTGGGCCGCGGTCACGCTGGACGGTGACCGCAGCCTGGCCTGGGCCCGTCCGGCCGCAGCGTCGCCGCGCACCTCGGCGTTCGTCTGCGGGCTCGACCTGCGTCCGGTCGACGACGGACGAGTGGCCGACGTCGCCCTCGCGCTGATCTTGCCCTGCTGGACGCTGCTCGGAATGCTCGATCGGGCCCTCGATCTGGCCCGCGAACACGTCCTGGTCCGGACCCAGTTCGGGCGCCCGCTGGCCGACTTCCAAGGCGTCCAGTTCCCGCTGACCGACGCCGAGGTCGAGCGCAGCGGGCTGGACGTCCTGGCGCGATACGCGCTCTGGAGTGCGCAGAACGGTGGGTCCGAGGCGCTGGTGGACGCGGTCGCGCTGCGGGTCGCCGCGATCGAGGCGGCCGAGCTCGTGTTCCGGGTCGCGCACCAGGTGCACGGCGCGATCGGCTTCTGCGACGAGGTGCCGCTGTCCTGGCTCTCGCGCTACAGCCGCCCGCTGCGCGAGCTGCCGTACGGGGCGTGCGGGTCGCGCGACCGGCTGGCGCGCCTGGCCGCGCGGGACGGCTTCGCCGGGCTGTTCGGATGA
- a CDS encoding enoyl-CoA hydratase/isomerase family protein, with translation MKPYDLPRGLTVEIDGPVRTVVLDRPDALNAVDADLHRALAVVWAQLAADPDARVVVLTGAGTAFSAGGDLDWITSFLDDPVARDDSLREGAQIIDELLRFPLPVVAAVNGPAVGLGCSLAVLCDILLISETAFLADPHVSVGLVAGDGGAAFWPLLTPILRSREYLFTGRRIPAAVAVELGLATRTVPPANLASEARRCAEQLADLPLEALRGTKRVVNMYLAQALSGAVQAGFAAEAETMRSAGHRERLLALRTKAGGA, from the coding sequence ATGAAGCCGTACGACTTACCCCGGGGGCTCACCGTCGAGATCGACGGTCCGGTGCGGACCGTGGTGCTCGACCGGCCGGACGCGCTCAACGCGGTGGACGCCGACCTGCACCGAGCCCTGGCCGTGGTGTGGGCGCAGCTGGCCGCCGACCCGGACGCCCGGGTCGTCGTGCTCACCGGGGCCGGGACCGCGTTCTCGGCCGGGGGAGACCTGGACTGGATCACGTCGTTCCTCGACGACCCGGTCGCCCGCGACGACAGCCTGCGCGAAGGCGCCCAGATCATCGACGAGCTGCTGCGGTTCCCGCTGCCGGTCGTCGCCGCGGTCAACGGGCCCGCGGTCGGCCTCGGGTGCAGCCTGGCCGTGCTCTGCGACATCCTGCTGATCTCCGAGACCGCGTTCCTGGCCGACCCGCACGTCAGCGTCGGGCTGGTCGCCGGAGACGGCGGCGCCGCGTTCTGGCCCCTGCTGACGCCGATCCTGCGATCGAGGGAGTACCTGTTCACCGGGCGCCGGATCCCGGCCGCGGTGGCCGTCGAACTGGGGCTGGCGACGCGGACCGTGCCGCCCGCCAACCTGGCCTCGGAGGCGCGTCGCTGCGCCGAGCAGCTTGCCGACCTGCCCCTGGAGGCGCTGCGCGGGACGAAGCGCGTCGTGAACATGTACCTGGCGCAGGCACTGAGTGGCGCCGTGCAGGCCGGGTTCGCGGCCGAGGCGGAGACCATGCGCTCGGCCGGCCACCGCGAACGGCTGCTCGCCCTGCGCACGAAGGCGGGCGGCGCATGA
- a CDS encoding acyl-CoA dehydrogenase family protein: MNWPSEQAEFRDAVRGWCSAHVPADWRSAQTGVPDEEFVRFQQDWFGELRRAGLAVPHWPAEWGGGLSVAQQVVLYQELAAADAPRLVLAFVAIHHAAATLLAAGTSEQRERHLPAILDGEIWVQGFSEPGAGSDLASLRTSARRDGDHYVIDGQKLWASGAAHADWCLLLARTDPAAPKRRGISYFLLDMRSPGIDVRPIRQATGESHFCELFLDDVAVPAANLIGAENDGWRVAGATLGAERGTTMLELAERLGNAGFRWLVEACRPLDDPVVADRLAQFETEIEGLRGLCRSVVEGSPGPADASVVKLVYSELLQRLMDFGTEVGGLATHTVLRKPASSGWESGAWALDFLGSWEWTIPGGTSEIQRTIVAERGLGLPRG, encoded by the coding sequence ATGAACTGGCCGTCCGAACAGGCGGAGTTCCGAGACGCGGTGCGCGGCTGGTGTTCGGCGCACGTGCCCGCGGACTGGCGGTCCGCGCAGACCGGCGTGCCCGACGAGGAGTTCGTGCGGTTCCAGCAGGACTGGTTCGGGGAGCTGCGGCGGGCCGGGCTCGCGGTGCCGCACTGGCCGGCCGAGTGGGGTGGCGGGCTGTCGGTTGCCCAGCAGGTCGTGCTCTACCAGGAGCTCGCGGCCGCGGACGCACCCCGGCTGGTGCTGGCGTTCGTCGCGATCCACCACGCGGCCGCGACGCTGCTGGCCGCGGGCACGTCCGAGCAGCGGGAACGGCACCTGCCGGCGATCCTCGACGGCGAGATCTGGGTGCAGGGCTTCTCCGAGCCGGGCGCGGGCTCCGATCTGGCGTCGCTGCGCACGTCGGCCCGTCGCGACGGAGATCACTACGTCATCGACGGTCAGAAGCTCTGGGCCAGCGGCGCCGCCCACGCCGACTGGTGCCTGCTGCTGGCCCGCACCGATCCGGCCGCCCCGAAGCGTCGCGGGATCTCGTACTTCCTGCTCGACATGCGCAGCCCCGGCATCGACGTCCGCCCGATCCGGCAGGCCACCGGGGAGTCCCACTTCTGCGAGCTGTTCCTGGACGACGTCGCCGTGCCGGCCGCGAATCTGATCGGGGCCGAGAACGACGGCTGGCGGGTGGCCGGTGCGACGCTCGGGGCCGAGCGCGGTACGACGATGCTGGAGCTGGCCGAGCGGCTGGGCAACGCCGGGTTCCGGTGGCTGGTCGAGGCCTGCCGTCCGCTCGACGATCCGGTGGTGGCCGACCGGCTGGCCCAGTTCGAGACCGAGATCGAGGGGCTGCGGGGGCTCTGCCGATCCGTCGTCGAGGGCTCGCCGGGGCCGGCCGACGCGTCGGTGGTGAAGCTGGTCTACAGCGAGTTGCTACAGCGGCTGATGGACTTCGGCACCGAGGTCGGCGGTCTCGCGACCCACACCGTGCTGCGGAAACCGGCGTCCAGCGGGTGGGAGTCCGGGGCCTGGGCGCTGGACTTCCTGGGCTCGTGGGAGTGGACGATTCCCGGCGGGACCAGCGAGATCCAGCGCACGATCGTCGCCGAGCGCGGGCTGGGGTTGCCCCGTGGGTGA
- a CDS encoding acyl-CoA dehydrogenase family protein, with product MGELAEFHDELRAVARELLGKPVEWPALAAAGWCGLEVPSRLDGAEATFAEVAVVLAELGRAAAGTSYFGTAVLGVGALLELEPSAERDELLRGVAQGTRLAVGDGFRLEGSRVSGRAEFVADATEADHLLLVVGDQVVVPAPGARVEPQPTLDATRRFGVVDVDGVPAVWVGRFAADGAVQRLRDRAATALACDSLGLAEAMLDATVAYVGTREQFGVPVGSFQAVKHACADMLVRVVISRTLVAAATRDDAGWVAAARAKSYVTAAAVDVVGKAMQLHGGIGYTWESGLHTYLKRATLNRALFGSPAAHRRRLAQRYR from the coding sequence GTGGGTGAGCTGGCGGAGTTCCACGACGAGTTGCGAGCGGTGGCGCGGGAGCTGCTCGGTAAGCCGGTCGAGTGGCCGGCACTGGCCGCGGCCGGGTGGTGCGGGCTGGAGGTGCCGTCGCGACTGGACGGTGCCGAGGCCACGTTCGCCGAGGTGGCGGTGGTGCTGGCCGAGCTGGGCCGGGCCGCGGCCGGGACGTCGTACTTCGGGACCGCGGTCCTGGGCGTCGGCGCGCTGCTGGAGCTGGAGCCGTCCGCGGAGCGGGACGAGTTGCTCCGCGGGGTGGCCCAGGGCACCCGCCTCGCGGTGGGGGACGGGTTCCGGCTGGAGGGCTCGCGGGTGTCCGGGCGGGCCGAGTTCGTGGCCGACGCCACCGAGGCCGACCACCTGCTGCTGGTAGTCGGCGATCAGGTGGTCGTACCGGCTCCGGGTGCCAGGGTCGAGCCGCAACCGACTCTGGACGCGACCCGACGGTTCGGCGTCGTCGACGTGGACGGCGTTCCCGCTGTTTGGGTGGGGCGCTTCGCGGCCGACGGGGCTGTGCAGCGGCTGCGCGACCGGGCCGCCACCGCGCTGGCCTGTGACAGTCTCGGACTCGCCGAGGCGATGCTGGACGCGACCGTCGCCTACGTCGGTACCCGCGAGCAGTTCGGCGTCCCGGTCGGCTCGTTCCAGGCGGTCAAGCACGCCTGCGCCGACATGCTGGTCCGCGTCGTGATCTCACGCACGCTGGTCGCCGCCGCGACCCGCGACGATGCCGGCTGGGTGGCCGCGGCCCGCGCGAAGTCCTACGTCACCGCGGCCGCCGTCGACGTCGTCGGCAAGGCAATGCAACTGCACGGCGGCATCGGCTACACCTGGGAGAGCGGCCTCCACACGTACCTGAAACGGGCGACGCTGAACCGCGCGCTGTTCGGCTCACCGGCGGCCCATCGTCGCCGCCTGGCCCAGCGGTACCGGTGA